The Odocoileus virginianus isolate 20LAN1187 ecotype Illinois chromosome 3, Ovbor_1.2, whole genome shotgun sequence genome includes a window with the following:
- the MGAT1 gene encoding alpha-1,3-mannosyl-glycoprotein 2-beta-N-acetylglucosaminyltransferase, translated as MLKKQSAGLVLWGAILFVAWNALLLLFFWTRPAPGRLPSDSALDDDPASLTREVIRLAQDAEVELERQRGLLQQIREHHARWSQRWRVPTVAPPVPPRVPVTTPPAVIPILVIACDRSTVRRCLDKLLNYRPSAERFPIIVSQDCGHEETAQVIASYGNAVMHIRQPDLSTIAVPPDHRKFQGYYKIARHYRWALGQVFHEFKFPAAVVVEDDLEVAPDFFEYFQATYPLLRADPSLWCVSAWNDNGKEQMVDSGKPELLYRTDFFPGLGWLLLAELWAELEPKWPKAFWDDWMRRPEQRQGRACVRPEISRTMTFGRKGVSHGQFFDQHLKFIKLNQHFVPFTQLDLSYLRQETYDRDFLARVYGAPLLQVEKVRTSERSELQEVRVQYTSRDSFKAFAKALGVMDDLKSGVPRAGYRGVVSFLYRGRRVHLAPPQTWEGYDPSWN; from the coding sequence ATGCTGAAGAAGCAGTCTGCAGGGCTTGTGCTGTGGGGCGCCATCCTCTTTGTGGCCTGGAACGCCCTGCTGCTCCTCTTCTTTTGGACACGCCcagcgcctggcaggctaccctCAGACAGTGCTCTTGATGATGACCCCGCCAGCCTCACCCGAGAGGTGATCCGCCTGGCCCAGGACGCCGAGGTGGAGTTGGAGCGGCAGCGGGGCCTGTTGCAGCAGATCAGGGAGCACCATGCTAGGTGGAGCCAGCGGTGGAGGGTACCCACCGTGGCCCCGCCTGTCCCGCCACGAGTGCCTGTGACCACTCCACCAGCTGTAATCCCCATCCTGGTCATCGCCTGTGACCGCAGCACTGTTCGGCGCTGCCTGGACAAGCTGCTGAATTACCGGCCTTCAGCTGAACGCTTTCCCATCATCGTCAGCCAGGACTGCGGTCATGAGGAGACAGCCCAGGTTATTGCCTCCTACGGCAACGCTGTCATGCACATCCGGCAGCCCGACCTGAGCACCATTGCAGTGCCACCTGACCACCGAAAGTTCCAGGGCTACTACAAGATTGCTCGGCACTACCGCTGGGCACTGGGCCAGGTCTTTCACGAGTTCAAGTTCCCGGCAGCCGTGGTGGTAGAGGATGATCTGGAGGTGGCTCCAGACTTCTTCGAGTACTTTCAGGCCACTTACCCACTGCTGAGGGCCGACCCCTCCCTCTGGTGTGTGTCTGCCTGGAACGACAATGGCAAGGAGCAGATGGTGGACTCCGGCAAGCCCGAGCTGCTCTACCGCACAGACTTTTTCCCTGGCCTGGGCTGGCTGCTGTTGGCTGAGCTCTGGGCTGAGCTGGAGCCCAAGTGGCCCAAGGCCTTTTGGGACGACTGGATGCGCCGGCCAGAGCAGCGGCAGGGCCGGGCCTGCGTGCGGCCCGAAATCTCCAGAACAATGACCTTTGGCCGCAAAGGTGTGAGCCACGGGCAGTTCTTTGACCAGCACCTCAAGTTTATCAAGCTGAACCAGCACTTCGTGCCCTTCACCCAGCTGGACCTGTCGTACCTGCGACAGGAGACCTACGACAGGGATTTCCTTGCACGTGTCTATGGTGCTCCCCTGCTGCAGGTGGAGAAAGTGAGGACCAGTGAGCGGAGCGAGCTGCAGGAGGTGCGAGTGCAGTACACGAGCAGGGACAGCTTCAAGGCCTTTGCCAAGGCCCTGGGAGTCATGGATGACCTCAAGTCTGGGGTCCCCAGGGCCGGCTACCGCGGCGTTGTCAGCTTCCTGTACCGGGGCCGCCGTGTCCacctggccccaccccagacctgggAGGGTTATGATCCTAGCTGGAATTAG